One stretch of Variovorax sp. 54 DNA includes these proteins:
- a CDS encoding helix-turn-helix domain-containing protein, translating into MTHWKSYHLLGESFADTDDAPASLFRWAVERVVDGLTDHDVYSQTVAKAATRQGAMQRAERRMLQLMALDANPVAELMRTVHDASAFQMRWNGFNRMAPLGVETLVSCDAGLRLQRETRAAGLQDEMREQAGAICVSHLMAADSPLRQRNDEIRPLARHFGELGYANAALRDSVDSLYADPFAELDQCADAVGASRRTLQRAFTQAGLSFRLLRQAVRLTLASHAMCSTSGESLTAIAHASGFFDSAHLVRAWKQSCGLTPSQYRSLC; encoded by the coding sequence ATGACGCACTGGAAAAGCTATCACCTGCTCGGCGAATCCTTTGCCGACACGGACGATGCCCCGGCCTCGCTGTTCCGTTGGGCGGTCGAGCGCGTGGTCGATGGCCTCACCGATCACGATGTCTATTCGCAGACCGTTGCGAAGGCCGCCACGCGGCAAGGCGCCATGCAGCGCGCGGAGCGGCGCATGCTGCAGCTCATGGCCCTCGATGCGAACCCCGTCGCAGAGCTGATGCGCACGGTCCACGATGCATCCGCTTTCCAGATGCGATGGAACGGCTTCAACCGCATGGCGCCGCTGGGCGTGGAAACGCTGGTCTCCTGCGATGCCGGTCTTCGCCTGCAACGCGAGACGCGCGCTGCCGGGCTGCAAGACGAGATGCGCGAGCAGGCGGGCGCGATCTGCGTGTCGCACCTCATGGCCGCAGACAGCCCGCTGCGCCAACGCAACGACGAAATCAGGCCGCTCGCACGCCACTTCGGCGAACTCGGCTATGCGAACGCCGCGTTGCGAGACAGCGTCGACAGCCTGTATGCCGACCCCTTCGCCGAGCTGGACCAATGTGCCGATGCGGTAGGCGCTTCACGCCGCACGCTGCAGCGCGCTTTCACGCAGGCCGGCCTGAGCTTTCGCCTGCTGCGCCAGGCCGTGCGCCTGACGCTCGCAAGCCATGCGATGTGCAGCACGAGCGGCGAATCGCTCACCGCCATCGCGCATGCCTCGGGCTTCTTCGATTCGGCGCACCTGGTGCGCGCGTGGAAGCAATCCTGCGGCCTCACGCCTTCGCAGTACCGCTCGCTCTGCTGA
- a CDS encoding LLM class flavin-dependent oxidoreductase, with translation MSYSLSLLDKSLIPEGADAAQAFQHTIALAQRAERLGYRRYWLAEHHGNRTYAGSAPEVLASHLLAKTSRIRIGTGGVMLQHYSPFKVAETFKVLASLAPGRVDLGIGKAPGGLPLTSKALQSLHDPVKAKALDFEARLQELDAFLHDGVPADHALAGAVATPFPPQPPQRVLLGGSPESALLAARLGWQFVYAGHFNGDPVNIEQSIDAYRTATGRAPLLALFAFAAETHDEAAQLVGALRSFRVTLSTGQSVNLPSLEAAAEFARQAGASDYRTEERRPHVIAGTGDEVRDALDALSARHGIEEFVIDIPVANFAARATAVELLAQAREPALA, from the coding sequence GTGTCCTACTCGCTTTCCCTGCTCGACAAGAGCCTGATCCCCGAAGGTGCCGACGCCGCGCAGGCGTTCCAGCACACCATCGCGCTGGCCCAGCGCGCCGAACGTCTGGGCTACCGGCGCTACTGGCTGGCCGAGCACCACGGCAACCGCACCTATGCGGGCTCGGCGCCGGAAGTGCTGGCCTCGCATCTGCTCGCGAAGACCTCGCGCATCCGCATCGGCACTGGCGGCGTGATGCTGCAGCACTACAGCCCGTTCAAGGTCGCGGAGACCTTCAAGGTGCTGGCCTCGCTGGCGCCCGGCCGCGTCGACCTGGGCATCGGCAAGGCGCCGGGCGGCCTGCCGCTGACCAGCAAGGCGCTGCAATCGCTGCACGATCCGGTGAAGGCGAAGGCGCTCGATTTCGAAGCGCGCCTGCAGGAGCTCGATGCCTTCCTGCACGACGGCGTGCCTGCCGACCATGCACTGGCAGGTGCGGTCGCCACGCCGTTCCCGCCGCAGCCGCCGCAGCGCGTGCTGCTCGGCGGCAGCCCCGAGAGCGCGTTGCTTGCGGCGCGGCTGGGTTGGCAGTTCGTCTACGCGGGTCACTTCAACGGCGACCCCGTGAACATCGAGCAATCGATCGACGCGTATCGCACCGCGACCGGCCGCGCGCCGCTGCTCGCGCTCTTCGCCTTTGCGGCCGAGACGCACGACGAAGCCGCGCAGTTGGTGGGCGCATTGCGCAGCTTCCGCGTGACCCTGTCCACCGGCCAGAGCGTGAACCTGCCGAGCCTCGAAGCCGCTGCCGAGTTCGCACGGCAGGCCGGCGCCAGCGACTACCGCACCGAAGAACGGCGTCCGCATGTCATCGCCGGCACCGGCGACGAGGTGCGCGACGCGCTCGATGCCCTCAGCGCGCGCCACGGCATCGAGGAGTTCGTGATCGACATCCCGGTGGCGAACTTCGCCGCGCGTGCCACGGCGGTCGAGCTGCTGGCGCAGGCCCGCGAGCCCGCACTGGCCTGA
- a CDS encoding dodecin, whose translation MSNHVYKSLELTGSSPTSIEDAVQTAIAKAHETVRNIQWFTVTETRGHVVDGKIAHWQVTVKIGFTLE comes from the coding sequence ATGTCGAACCATGTCTACAAGTCGCTCGAGCTGACCGGCTCGTCCCCCACGAGCATCGAAGACGCGGTGCAGACCGCCATCGCCAAGGCGCACGAGACGGTGCGCAACATCCAGTGGTTCACCGTCACCGAGACGCGCGGCCATGTGGTGGACGGCAAGATCGCGCACTGGCAGGTGACGGTGAAGATCGGCTTCACGCTCGAGTAG
- a CDS encoding aldo/keto reductase: MQYRKFGRTGLLVSELCLGTMTFGGAPGIWDHIGQLQQGEAEGLIGRSLDAGINFIDTADVYSDGLSETITGQALKNLKVPRDRVVVATKVLGETGSKGVNSAGASRYHIMDGVKASLKRLQLDHIDLYQIHGTDPLTPIEETVRALDDLVRQGHVRYVGVSNWAAWQIAKALGIAERDRLARFESLQAYYTVAGRDLERELVPMLRSEQLGLMVWSPLAGGLLSGKVDRHTATAEGSRRASFDFPPVNVERAYDCIDLMRQFAEPRGVSVAQIALAWLLHQPVVTSVIVGAKRIDQLNDNIAATEVKLTADELAALDTASALAPEYPGWMLTRQGGVRAQRLIDSGRRG, translated from the coding sequence ATGCAATACCGCAAATTCGGCCGCACCGGCCTCCTGGTTTCCGAACTCTGCCTCGGCACGATGACCTTCGGCGGCGCGCCCGGCATCTGGGACCACATCGGCCAGCTGCAGCAAGGCGAGGCCGAAGGCCTCATCGGCCGCTCGCTCGACGCCGGCATCAACTTCATCGACACCGCCGACGTGTACTCCGACGGCCTGTCCGAAACCATCACCGGCCAGGCACTGAAGAACCTGAAGGTGCCGCGCGACCGCGTGGTGGTCGCCACCAAGGTGCTCGGCGAGACCGGCAGCAAGGGCGTGAACTCCGCCGGCGCCTCGCGCTATCACATCATGGACGGCGTGAAGGCCAGCCTGAAGCGGCTGCAGCTCGACCACATCGACCTGTACCAGATCCACGGCACCGACCCGCTCACGCCCATCGAGGAAACGGTGCGTGCGCTCGACGACCTCGTGCGCCAGGGCCATGTGCGCTACGTGGGCGTGTCGAACTGGGCCGCGTGGCAGATCGCGAAAGCGCTGGGCATTGCCGAGCGCGACCGGCTCGCGCGCTTCGAGTCGCTGCAGGCCTACTACACCGTGGCCGGGCGCGACCTGGAGCGCGAGCTGGTGCCGATGCTGCGCAGCGAACAGCTCGGCCTGATGGTCTGGAGCCCGCTGGCCGGCGGCCTGCTGAGCGGCAAGGTCGACCGCCACACGGCCACCGCGGAAGGCAGCCGCCGCGCGAGCTTCGACTTTCCGCCGGTGAACGTGGAGCGCGCCTACGACTGCATCGACCTCATGCGTCAGTTCGCCGAACCACGCGGCGTGTCGGTGGCGCAGATCGCGCTGGCCTGGCTGCTGCACCAGCCAGTGGTGACCAGCGTGATCGTCGGCGCCAAGCGCATCGACCAGCTGAACGACAACATCGCCGCCACCGAGGTGAAGCTCACGGCCGACGAGCTGGCGGCGCTCGACACCGCCAGCGCGCTGGCGCCCGAGTACCCGGGCTGGATGCTCACGCGCCAGGGCGGCGTGCGCGCCCAGCGGCTGATCGACTCAGGCCGTCGCGGCTGA
- a CDS encoding LLM class flavin-dependent oxidoreductase: MSNIQFGVMLQGAGSHMNAWKHPGGPADASVNLDFFIRNAQKAEAAGIAFAFVADGLYINEKSIPHFLNRFEPISILSALAAVTSKIGLAGTISSSYSDPFTVARQFASLDLISGGRAGWNVVTTPLEGSAKNYSRAHPEHALRYEIADEYLAVTQGLWDSWDDDAFVRDRESGQFFDRDKLHTLDHKGRFFQVAGPLNIQRSPQGQPVIFQAGSSDAGIGLAGKYADAVFTHSPSLEDTRAFLKQVKASAVAQGRQAGDVKIFPGIGPVVAATEAEAEAKYLAIRALLTVEEALAYLGRFFDHHDFSQYPLDAPFPELGEIGRNSFRSTTDRIKANAKAKGQTLREVALEVATPRTQFVGTGERIADEIIRWVDEGAADGFILGFPVLGQGLDDFIEFVVPALEARGRYQRTLPGQTLRDHLGLPRKASRHALPQGDAAIERKAA, from the coding sequence ATGAGCAACATCCAGTTCGGCGTCATGCTGCAAGGGGCCGGCAGCCACATGAATGCCTGGAAGCACCCGGGCGGCCCGGCCGATGCCAGCGTCAACCTCGACTTCTTCATCCGCAACGCGCAGAAGGCCGAGGCCGCGGGCATTGCCTTCGCCTTCGTGGCCGACGGGCTCTACATCAACGAGAAGTCGATCCCGCACTTTCTCAACCGCTTCGAGCCGATCTCCATCCTCTCGGCGCTGGCCGCCGTCACCTCGAAGATCGGCCTGGCGGGCACCATCTCCAGCTCGTACAGCGACCCGTTCACGGTGGCGCGGCAGTTCGCTTCGCTCGACCTCATCAGCGGCGGGCGCGCGGGCTGGAACGTGGTGACCACGCCGCTCGAAGGCAGCGCCAAGAACTACAGCCGCGCGCACCCCGAGCACGCGCTGCGCTACGAGATCGCCGACGAGTACCTGGCCGTGACGCAGGGCCTGTGGGACAGCTGGGACGACGACGCCTTCGTGCGCGACCGCGAGAGCGGCCAGTTCTTCGACCGCGACAAGCTGCACACGCTGGACCACAAGGGCCGCTTCTTCCAGGTGGCGGGGCCGCTGAACATCCAGCGTTCGCCGCAGGGCCAGCCGGTGATCTTCCAGGCCGGCTCGTCGGACGCGGGCATCGGCCTCGCGGGCAAGTACGCCGACGCGGTGTTCACGCATTCGCCGTCGCTCGAAGACACGCGCGCGTTCCTGAAGCAGGTGAAGGCCAGTGCCGTGGCGCAGGGGCGGCAGGCGGGCGACGTGAAGATCTTCCCGGGCATCGGCCCGGTGGTCGCTGCCACCGAGGCCGAGGCCGAGGCCAAGTACCTCGCCATCCGCGCACTGCTGACGGTCGAAGAGGCGTTGGCCTACCTGGGCCGCTTCTTCGACCACCACGACTTCAGCCAGTACCCGCTCGATGCGCCGTTTCCCGAACTGGGCGAGATCGGCCGCAACAGCTTCCGCTCGACCACCGACCGCATCAAGGCGAATGCCAAGGCCAAGGGCCAGACGCTGCGCGAAGTGGCGCTCGAAGTCGCCACGCCGCGCACGCAGTTCGTGGGCACCGGCGAACGCATCGCCGACGAGATCATCCGCTGGGTGGACGAGGGCGCGGCCGATGGTTTCATCCTCGGTTTTCCGGTGCTGGGGCAGGGCCTGGACGACTTCATCGAGTTCGTGGTTCCCGCACTGGAGGCCCGCGGTCGCTACCAGCGCACGCTGCCCGGCCAGACCCTGCGCGACCACCTGGGCCTGCCGCGCAAGGCGAGCCGCCATGCGCTGCCCCAAGGCGACGCTGCCATCGAGCGGAAAGCCGCCTGA
- a CDS encoding amidase family protein → MDRRQLLSSAGASLGGIALAGCAAFERPTAARRDDFAGLDATAQAELVQRREVTPGELLEAAIARIEALNPRLNAIVTPLYERARGEVRTPLPAGPFQGVPYAIKDMLDLQGTRRTSGSRLLARNISQDTSAIVARSTAAGLVILGKTNTPEFALNGSTEPVLFGPSRNPWDAARSSGGSSGGAAVAVASGMVPIAHASDGGGSIRIPASCCGLFGLMPSRSRMVGSRATDSGVDHCVSRSVRDSARLFAWNQRQDAQAPLKPAPVLEPLGARRLKIGFSTANVFGQQATPSVRLALEESAGLCASIGHHVEPARLPVDGEAFFTHFMVAWSSGADHMRRMAEKQGLRAEDVLEPWTLYLSAHFRRQPADAGAKAGVYFAELSRRFDAFFQAFDVMLTPVLHEEPPPLGFLGPDVPGSQMFERLLTYVSYTPIHNVAGTPAMSVPLGQSASGLPIGSQFAARVGNESTLFGLAFELERAAPWVQRKPGAV, encoded by the coding sequence GTGGACAGACGTCAACTTCTTTCAAGCGCCGGCGCCAGCCTCGGCGGCATCGCCCTGGCCGGCTGCGCCGCCTTCGAGCGCCCGACGGCCGCGCGACGCGACGACTTCGCCGGCCTGGACGCCACCGCGCAGGCCGAACTGGTGCAGCGCCGCGAGGTCACGCCCGGCGAACTGCTCGAAGCAGCGATCGCGCGCATCGAGGCGCTCAACCCCAGGCTCAACGCCATCGTGACGCCGCTGTACGAGCGTGCGCGCGGCGAGGTTCGCACCCCGCTGCCGGCAGGACCATTCCAGGGCGTGCCCTACGCCATCAAGGACATGCTGGACCTGCAGGGCACGCGCCGCACCTCGGGCTCGCGGCTGCTGGCGCGCAACATCTCGCAGGACACCAGCGCGATCGTTGCGCGCTCCACGGCGGCAGGCCTCGTGATCCTGGGCAAGACGAACACGCCGGAGTTCGCGCTCAACGGCTCCACCGAGCCGGTGCTGTTCGGGCCTTCGCGCAATCCGTGGGACGCGGCGCGTTCCTCCGGCGGCTCGTCGGGCGGTGCCGCCGTCGCGGTGGCCTCGGGCATGGTGCCGATCGCGCATGCCAGCGATGGCGGCGGCTCGATCCGCATTCCCGCGTCGTGCTGCGGTCTTTTCGGTCTCATGCCGAGCCGCAGCCGCATGGTCGGCTCGCGCGCCACCGATTCAGGTGTGGATCATTGTGTGAGCCGCTCTGTGCGCGACAGCGCGCGCCTGTTCGCATGGAACCAGCGACAGGATGCACAGGCGCCGCTGAAACCCGCGCCGGTGCTCGAACCGCTGGGCGCACGGCGGCTGAAGATCGGCTTCTCGACCGCCAATGTGTTCGGGCAGCAAGCCACGCCTTCTGTTCGTTTAGCGCTCGAAGAAAGCGCAGGGCTCTGCGCGAGCATCGGCCACCATGTCGAACCGGCGCGCCTGCCCGTGGATGGCGAAGCGTTTTTCACGCATTTCATGGTGGCGTGGAGCAGCGGCGCCGATCACATGCGGCGCATGGCCGAGAAGCAGGGCCTGCGAGCCGAAGACGTGCTGGAGCCCTGGACGCTGTACCTCAGCGCGCATTTCCGCAGGCAACCCGCCGATGCCGGTGCGAAGGCCGGTGTGTATTTCGCGGAACTCTCGCGGCGCTTCGACGCCTTCTTCCAGGCCTTCGATGTGATGCTGACACCGGTGCTTCACGAAGAGCCGCCCCCCTTGGGTTTCCTGGGGCCGGACGTGCCCGGTTCGCAGATGTTCGAGCGGCTCCTGACCTACGTGTCGTATACGCCGATCCACAACGTGGCGGGCACGCCCGCGATGTCGGTGCCACTCGGCCAGAGTGCATCGGGCTTGCCCATCGGCAGCCAGTTCGCGGCACGCGTGGGCAACGAATCCACGCTGTTCGGCCTGGCCTTCGAGCTGGAGCGCGCCGCGCCCTGGGTGCAACGCAAACCGGGAGCCGTGTAG
- a CDS encoding AraC family transcriptional regulator gives MSDETPDTATVLAMPMPLDPELDAAREELVQLIRHITRGQDGTVECAVPGLQVHCISKPDGPKHGFATPALGLIAQGSKRIIVGDDIYVYDPMNYLVTSVDLPVCGQVCVTSENEPYLGVRLELAVDEIGDLIGDEKLPAKANAPASRGMYVNRIAMPVLEPVLRLLRLLDTPEDIPIMAPLIKREIMYRLLVNGEGARLRQIALHDSHTQRIAKAISALRTNYAQSLRVEDMARAVHMSVSSFHHHFKAVTAMSPLQYQKQLRLQEARRQMLIAGTDVASAAHNVGYESPSQFAREYGRMFGAPPLRDKRRWLGEAGNDALGAASMEAA, from the coding sequence ATGTCCGACGAAACCCCCGACACCGCCACCGTCCTCGCCATGCCGATGCCGCTGGACCCCGAACTCGATGCCGCCCGCGAAGAGCTGGTGCAGCTCATCCGCCACATCACGCGCGGGCAGGACGGCACGGTCGAGTGCGCCGTGCCCGGCCTGCAGGTGCACTGCATCAGCAAGCCCGACGGCCCCAAGCACGGCTTCGCCACGCCGGCGCTCGGCCTCATTGCGCAGGGCTCCAAGCGGATCATCGTGGGCGACGACATCTACGTGTACGACCCGATGAACTACCTCGTCACCTCGGTCGACCTGCCGGTGTGCGGGCAGGTGTGCGTGACCAGCGAGAACGAGCCCTACCTGGGCGTGCGGCTGGAGCTGGCGGTCGACGAGATCGGCGACCTCATCGGCGACGAAAAACTGCCGGCCAAGGCCAATGCTCCGGCCTCGCGCGGCATGTACGTGAACCGCATCGCCATGCCGGTGCTGGAGCCCGTGCTGCGCCTGCTGCGGCTGCTCGACACGCCCGAAGACATTCCGATCATGGCGCCGCTCATCAAGCGCGAGATCATGTACCGGCTGCTGGTGAACGGCGAGGGCGCGCGGCTGCGCCAGATTGCGCTGCACGACAGCCACACGCAGCGCATCGCCAAAGCCATCAGCGCGCTGCGCACGAACTACGCGCAGTCGCTGCGCGTGGAAGACATGGCGCGCGCGGTGCACATGAGCGTGTCGTCGTTCCACCACCACTTCAAGGCCGTGACGGCGATGAGCCCGCTGCAGTACCAGAAGCAGCTGCGCCTGCAGGAAGCGCGCCGCCAGATGCTGATCGCCGGCACCGACGTGGCGAGCGCCGCGCACAACGTCGGCTACGAAAGCCCCTCGCAGTTTGCGCGCGAGTACGGCCGCATGTTCGGCGCGCCGCCGTTGCGCGACAAGCGGCGTTGGCTCGGCGAAGCCGGCAACGACGCGTTGGGTGCGGCGTCGATGGAAGCCGCATGA
- a CDS encoding SAM-dependent methyltransferase: protein MLWEKKLAQWSAAVRARANLPARLTLWDGQSYDFGDFSGPAVTLHVKSPAALSLMLQPTLDNLGEAYVKSKIDIEGKLSDVIDIAYGLAKTSLDKPGGALQSMARYFAHTKSSDRKSIEYHYDVSNAFYQLWLDANMVYSCAYFENGDEDLATAQLKKIDHILTKIELKPGQTLLDIGCGWGALVIRAAQKFGARCVGVTLSQNQFDLATERVKAAGLQDRIEIRLQDYRDVTGQFDRITSVGMFEHVGRKNLPEYFRRVQQLLADDGIVMNHGITSSDPEGGGVSYGGGDFIDRYVFPNGELPHISLALQAMQQGGLEAFDVENLRRHYAQTLRHWSDAYEAHADEARALVDEEKFRIWRIYLAGCAYAFENDDVAIYQIVGRKAGRAASTLPWSRRFIYEGTSALRA from the coding sequence ATGCTTTGGGAAAAGAAGCTGGCGCAGTGGAGCGCCGCGGTTCGCGCACGGGCCAACCTGCCCGCGCGGCTCACCTTGTGGGACGGCCAGTCCTACGACTTCGGTGACTTCAGCGGGCCGGCGGTCACGCTGCACGTGAAATCGCCCGCGGCGCTGTCGCTGATGCTGCAGCCCACGCTCGACAACCTGGGCGAGGCCTACGTCAAGAGCAAGATCGACATCGAAGGCAAGCTCAGCGACGTGATCGACATTGCCTACGGCCTGGCGAAGACCTCGCTCGACAAGCCCGGCGGTGCGCTGCAGAGCATGGCCCGCTACTTCGCGCACACCAAGTCGTCGGACAGGAAATCCATCGAGTACCACTACGACGTGTCGAACGCGTTCTACCAACTCTGGCTCGACGCGAACATGGTCTATTCGTGCGCCTACTTCGAGAACGGCGACGAAGACCTGGCCACCGCGCAGCTGAAGAAAATAGACCACATCCTCACCAAGATCGAACTCAAGCCGGGGCAGACACTGCTCGACATCGGCTGCGGGTGGGGCGCGCTGGTGATCCGCGCGGCGCAGAAGTTCGGTGCGCGCTGCGTGGGCGTCACGCTGTCGCAGAACCAGTTCGACCTGGCGACCGAACGCGTGAAGGCCGCCGGCCTGCAAGACCGCATCGAGATCCGCCTGCAGGACTACCGCGACGTGACCGGCCAGTTCGACCGCATCACCAGCGTCGGCATGTTCGAGCATGTGGGCCGCAAGAACCTGCCCGAGTACTTCAGGCGCGTGCAACAGCTGCTGGCCGACGACGGCATCGTCATGAACCACGGCATCACCTCGTCCGACCCCGAGGGCGGCGGCGTATCGTACGGCGGCGGCGACTTCATCGACCGCTACGTGTTCCCCAACGGCGAGCTGCCGCACATCAGCCTCGCGCTGCAGGCCATGCAGCAGGGCGGGCTCGAAGCCTTCGACGTGGAGAACCTGCGCCGCCACTACGCGCAGACGCTGCGCCACTGGAGCGACGCCTACGAGGCCCATGCCGACGAGGCGCGTGCGCTGGTCGACGAAGAGAAGTTCCGCATCTGGCGCATCTACCTCGCGGGCTGCGCCTATGCCTTCGAGAACGACGACGTGGCGATCTACCAGATCGTCGGGCGCAAGGCGGGCAGGGCGGCAAGCACGCTGCCGTGGTCGCGCCGTTTTATCTACGAAGGCACATCGGCGCTGCGCGCCTGA
- a CDS encoding M20 aminoacylase family protein, with the protein MGAALPRPALKDIHRVESTIAGYGDAFIALRRDIHQHPELSFKEHRTSALVAERLAAWGYEVTTGLAGTGVVGTLRRGPGRSLGIRADMDALPIHEATGLPYASENAGVMHACGHDGHTAILLAAARFLAEAGAFRGTLHLIFQPAEELGAGAKKMIDEGLFTRFPCDAVFGLHNWPGVSTGHVGCVTGPAMAAIDQAHITVRGKGGHGAQPHETVDPVVASAHLIAALQTLVSRNVDPLDMGVITVGSIHGGEASNVIPNTVELKLTARSFKPEVRALLARRIPALARAQAESFGAEAEVDYRPGFPPVVNHVEETAFARAVALDTFGAERVDPAFRPRTASEDFAYMLQARPGSYVFFGNGESASLHSPRYDFNDAILAPAAVYWARLAERFLSADSDLQETTP; encoded by the coding sequence ATGGGCGCCGCATTGCCACGCCCGGCCCTCAAGGACATCCACCGCGTCGAATCGACCATCGCCGGCTACGGCGACGCGTTCATCGCGCTGCGACGCGACATTCACCAGCACCCCGAGCTGTCGTTCAAGGAGCACCGCACCTCGGCGCTCGTGGCCGAGCGGCTCGCGGCCTGGGGCTACGAGGTCACGACCGGCCTGGCCGGCACCGGCGTGGTGGGCACGCTGCGGCGCGGGCCGGGGCGCAGCCTCGGCATCCGCGCCGACATGGACGCGCTGCCGATCCACGAAGCCACCGGCCTGCCGTATGCGAGCGAAAACGCGGGCGTGATGCATGCCTGCGGCCACGACGGCCACACGGCGATCCTGCTTGCGGCGGCGCGCTTCCTCGCCGAAGCGGGCGCCTTTCGGGGCACCTTGCACCTGATCTTCCAGCCCGCCGAAGAACTCGGCGCAGGTGCCAAGAAGATGATCGATGAGGGCCTGTTCACGCGCTTCCCGTGCGACGCCGTCTTCGGCCTGCACAACTGGCCCGGCGTGAGCACGGGGCATGTGGGCTGCGTCACCGGGCCCGCGATGGCGGCCATCGACCAGGCACACATCACGGTGCGCGGCAAGGGCGGCCACGGCGCACAGCCGCACGAGACGGTCGACCCCGTGGTCGCGAGCGCGCACCTGATCGCGGCGCTGCAGACCTTGGTGTCGCGCAACGTCGATCCGCTGGACATGGGCGTGATCACGGTGGGCTCCATCCACGGCGGCGAGGCCTCCAACGTGATTCCGAACACCGTCGAGCTCAAGCTCACGGCACGTTCGTTCAAGCCCGAGGTGCGCGCGCTGCTGGCGCGGCGCATCCCGGCACTGGCGCGGGCGCAGGCCGAGAGCTTCGGCGCCGAGGCCGAGGTCGACTACCGGCCGGGCTTTCCGCCAGTGGTCAACCATGTGGAAGAAACCGCCTTTGCGCGCGCGGTGGCGCTCGACACCTTCGGCGCGGAGCGGGTCGATCCGGCCTTCCGCCCGCGCACCGCCAGCGAAGACTTCGCCTACATGCTGCAGGCGCGCCCCGGCAGCTACGTGTTCTTCGGCAACGGCGAGAGCGCCTCGCTGCACAGCCCGCGCTACGACTTCAACGACGCGATCCTCGCGCCCGCGGCCGTGTACTGGGCGCGCCTGGCCGAGCGCTTTCTTTCCGCCGACAGCGACCTGCAGGAAACCACCCCATGA